GGTGTCCGACCTATCAGATACTTGTTCCTAAACACATACgacagctccactgcgtcatccttccactcctcatagtctaagtatgacctccataccacactgtttaTCTCATCAAAAACCCGACGACAATACTCCAACCTCCCAATCTGtggctgggatgtaatcatatcatacagatgcacaTAACTGCACCCATTTCCCCTGCCTCTAAAGTTTATCGACCATGTAACCAGAAGATGCTCATATGGCCACACTTGCAATAGTGTCACTTCGCATCCCAATCCTGCTGAtccgtgatacacaaactgatgcaactcatagtacaagtgtgccagcagacatggtccccatgcaaacctcgTGTTctttgtcaccaatgtctccagtgtcctcccccatcccataaccaaccctcgtgtcgccctatccgaaaagaggaacccactgatcactcctgccagtaccgccggtagtgccaatcctgtctgtgtcatggtatcccaagccacatgtctaaccctcatctccagtcctggatcctaaaacacttaTCTCAGTACATCCtcgtctccgtctcgatcgtaaggaaccaactccccatcgatcggtattcacagtatcctatatacatcctctaaggtgactatcatctcacccatcgacaaatgaaacgtacatgtctttgagtgccatctctcagttaatgcagtcaacaatcccatgttcgcccgaaactcaagcacatgcAGAATATGTTGCAGTCCCATGACCTCAATTGCtactctatccttgaatgtcagctctgcTCGTAAACTATGAATCAacgagaatctctctcgtgactcaacataggtaggtcctcctgtagtcaagaaaatcaaccgtgtcaatcctagtggcattccttgttcatcacaaagtgtttgctttttatcttagtgcttatatctatcatatgacactctatcctagtggtactccctgttcatcacaaaatgttgcttcctatcctagtgacattccctgttcatcacaaagtgccgctTCCtttcctagtagtactccctgttcatcacaaagtgctgctttttatcctagtagcattccctgttcatcacaaagtgccgctTTGATCctattggcaacgtatgttctatcacaaaattgtcaatttccttggtactccccgttcatcacaaagtgcctcgatctctcctatcctagggcctctgcttgagtgaatcctcttgagtagtttcctggttggcaacgtatgttctatcacaaaattgtcaatcctagccctatctgctatcttagtcttccctagaggacctgcttgggtgtatcctctcagcaacttatccaatcgacaacgtatgtttatcatagaaccgttgattcgaccttgaagacataaacacgcttacatacttcacaaatgcacctgctctgcacagacgcacctgaatcacacagacgtgcctatgttCTTCACAAACATGCCTGTCCTGCATAAACACGCTTGAAATGGACAGATGCGTTCACATTGAACATAGATGCTACTGAAATCGTAGACgcacctagcacaaacacagacgcgcctagcctacccagacgcacCTGACACCAACACAAACGCGCCTTAACGTTTTTCCCCttgcttgacatttttctagacttacctaaagcacatttattgcactacctgacatgcatttatgacaataattaatgcaacaaagtacaaggaggttttgtggtactcaccggctctcctacatctgctggcctttgatatcagcgaatgcgatcgaatctgtgcaccgaTGCCATCGTTGCTAACTGCTGACTACTCTCTGCACTCttatctcttaggtgtgtggatgacaatgaggatgttttccctcgtagtctatcttatagactaccctagccctagtctcccgagtcagtcttctttatcccatgactctacaTCACTCTAtcttatcttgtcagtcctttctagcctttatttcttatcgaaagattgtctgcgatcttttcaaacattttcatccaatctctcgagggggcatatcattcccgtcctggggcaactttgtatcagttcatcttatcttctttgaaacaacgcgacaagttgcattgtttcaaagaggggcaaaatgtagacacctaaaattgtcttgtctaattaaatatatatctttatttatttaattattttagcctaagtcttctattaattaaataaatctttatttatttaattaattcatttatcctcttctagccttatttctcatttaaataaatacttttatttatttaaattatcctttcctaaattaaataaatatcttatttattttattgatcccacttcttctattaattaaatgaatatttatttatttaattaattcattagccttttccacctatgacacatgtcattcatctcttaattcctacactacctaccctctcaatattttcttattttctctaactaccctctaatcctagccgaccatttatcttttacacctctcaatcttatccctccatttcttgtagtgtcttctatataaggagatgcttccttcattatcaaccctaataagcTAGTCTTCCTAACTATGCTTTCGAattttcacatgcgatcaagcctacttgcaaccacatttccgttctttgttgagctcttgtgcacacataaaatctgagagcaaatatatcaagcaagatcaatggagatatgaagaatgaagattcaaaccctattagacatgtgatggtataatctttgtgatttcatttgatttgcattgtcttaggtaatcttcatatgttatggtggatctttgttgttgttaggctagggtttgtggTTGaattctatttagtctttcaatatcgttgtttccatttttaccataaacaggtCCTAAAATTCGTGATCACATCAAAATGCTTTTCATGGATGTTATTGCAAGGCTAACTATTAATGGTTCCCTTTCATCCCAATTCCCTCTTCAAAGATCTACTCACCATGGTTGCTTGCTTGCCCGTTTTGTTTATGTCCTAGTAGCTGATGCTCTTGGGTATTTATTCTTTAATGCAATGACCAATTAGCTTATCCATGGGATTTCATTACCAAATAACGTCACTATGCTCACCTACACTTTATGGATGATAGTATGCTTTTCATCTGAAACTCAATGGAGGAGGTGACTAATACCATTGAATTTATTAGAACTCGCCCCAACCTTTGACCAACTTGTATTCCTCTTGAATGGAAAGAGATCAAACATGGCTCAATTACTAGCTATCTAGGCATTCCCTTCACTATAGGAGTTTCTCTCAAAGACATGTGGAACTAgttcttcaaaaaaatcaaaggCAAACTCTTGAGCTAGACTAATAGGTTCCTATCCATGGCTAGTCATATACAACTAGCAAGCAAAATTTTTCTTACTAATCATCTGCATATATCTTCATGTTGGCTGCCATCCAAAAACTGCTGCAATCAACTAATCCAACTTATTATGAAATTTTCTCTAGGCTAAATGGGGGAATGAAAAGGGATTACCTTTGACATCATTGCAAACAACCAAAGAATAAAGGGGGCTTGGGAATCATTGATCCTTACACACACAAGAAATTTGTCTAGCACTTAAATGGATACTTAGAGCTTTGGAGGGAGATGCTCCCTTGAAGAATTTGGTTAAATATCGAATTCAATCTGCATTTGTTGGTCATCCTTGGGACACTATCAATTGGAAAGACAAGTTGCTTTTAGCTCAATTTTTCAAAGCCCAGGGATCTTCTCCCTTCAATTCTATCTAGAAAGCTTGGTAGATCGCCTCCCAAAAACTCATTTGGTATAATCAATCTCTTAGCCATGGTCTACACGTCCCTAACTCTTCTATTTGGTGGAATCAGTTATTTTAGTAAAATGGCAGTCCATTAGGTACTACTAATAGACTCAAAGATAAGAGCCTTTTTAACAAAGGGATTCAAAATTTTCAGGACTTATGGGACCTCTCCACTTTACGATAAAAATTATGGCCTCTACTTAAAACATAGTTCCTCCTCTCACCCTCTAACAAGCAACCAATTTTTGAAATTCAACAATTAGTTACCCTTGACCTTTGTTCATTATTATCCCTAGACAGTCATGCTAATATTTTGAATGATTGGATATGACCTAATGCTCGCGACATCCATCTTTTCCCCCTTTTACACTGTCAATAAACACCTCTTTCCCCTATCACCATCTTGCCTCATCTCAATGAGAAGTGGAATTATGCCTTTGTTAGGTCCCAGTGAAACAAACTCCTtccaaatctggaggtccaaagcATGCCCAGTCTTAGCTCCTTACATGGAAAGTCCTCCTTCCATATTAAGCTTCCCATTGGTAACCAGCTTAAGTTTGTTTCTCCGCGGACTTGTCCCTATTGTGCTAAAATGGAGTCTATTAGACATGCCTTTTGGCTTTGCATTCATGCTCATAAAATATGGCACTCACTTTTCTCCTCTTTGCCCGCCCTCTTCCCTCGAGCGTGGACTTGGAAAGCTGCTCTCTTGGGTGCCTCGCAATCCCTCGACAATCTCTCCCATACTTGCAGGCATGAGATAATGAagttcatcaagaagctaggttgTCTTGCTATATTCTCCAAAAATATCCTCCCTCTTCAGATTGAAGTTCAAATGATTTGTGCCAATTCGTCTCTCCCGCTTGAAAATCTGCCACCAACACGGCTGTACACCTCTTTAGTTGCATGATATTGGAAAACAGGGAAACCCGAATAGAACGTGATGGTAACTCACACTTTCATTCTCTCTTCTTCTCAGCAGCTTCACGTTTCTGTCGGATCATCAGGTGCTCATAAAGATGTTCTAATTGATGGCTCAGCAGGCTCCTTGGAGATGTTTCATTGCTTCAGTTGACCTCATTTTTTCTGTCCTAGCTACGACTGGTGTTGTAAATGATAGTTCTTAGGCAGTTAGCTTTTGGCAGTGCCTTGCTGCTTTTTTTTGCTGTTTTGTTTGCAACTTTGCAGTCCAGTGACAGCCTGTTTTGTTCGATGGAAAACTTATTGCTGTTCTTGAGACAGTCCTTTTTTCCaaatatttgtaaatttttttttccaGCCTCTCCAATAAAAAGAAAGAACTTTTAATCTGAGAGGCCATTTGGGCCCTTTTTTCTGAATTGTAGAGTTTAAAAAGATTTACGTACATGGCATCCTTGTAAGTGATGTCAAACAACCCAAAATTATTTTGGGGTCCGAAACAAGCTCTATAGCCTGAAACCCTTTCCCATTCCCCCATCCCACCATTCTAAATACTCAGAGAAACACTATAAAGATGAATAAATACTTAAAGTATAAATGTTATATAATGAAAACCCCACCACTACGTTCAAAAAACCTGCCAAAAACCCACTTTTTTTAATtgcattcatttttttttgtgCTGATTATTTTTTGCCAGGTCAACCAGGGTTTCCCTGGATTTTCAAAAAGCCAACCATGTTGTTTTGGCTCAGAACTCCCCAGGGTCTGTGTGGTGATTATCACAAGTAATTGCATAAAATTCGCACATTTTGCTTCTATGCCTTCAGCAGAAACTTTGGTAGCCTGGCTATTGGTTCCATCAACTAggacaataatatataatttaccaTCTTCCCAATATGGTTTGTTAGGATTCCTCCACATAAGGACACAAAGCACTTCAGCACGCAAAGCAATGTGAATGTTGCAACTTAGAGAGTAATTAAATAACGAGAAAACATAATTCATTCAAACAATTTTGCTCATTGCCCCAGCACAAATATCCCATTGACCCAAGGCTCCCCATATCAATACATGCAAATCTTTGGCAATAAAACAGGATGACTCTTGTGCATACTGACAAGAAAATTCACGACATCCGTTTCAGAATTGAGTCGCAAGAGTAGAGGGACAATTGAACCAAATTTTGGGCCTTGCCATTATTATTTACATTGAAAATATTTGAGTTACATGAAAGACTGCTCCTAGCGACTTGAATGAACtgtaaaaaaaagggggaaaatctCCCATCTTTTAACAATTGCAATGGATTCAAAACCCATAATTTACAGACATTATACACTTGTCCCATTTTATGTATAGAACTGTATTATCTTCAAAGGAACTTTTGACTTGATACATAACAGTCATGTACCGAAACAAATCTTTTAATCAGCAATCACTTGGTGTCTGCGATGCCAGTGTCCTCAGTTTCAATCtcatttaattttttattggcTGGTGGCCTTCAAATGATATTATCAGTATCATCGATTTCAATCTCACTGACATTGATCTTAGTTAATAGATTTCCCATAATACTATGATGCGGTATTCCATTCGGGTTCTATACCCCGTCTCTCTCGGTCTGCTAGATGACGACGTGCTTCTCTCAATTCATTCATGGCACTAGAACCATGATTTTCCAATGCCTCAATCACTTGTCTCTGGAATCCAATCGCAAGGTCATAGCTGTAAAAGAGTGCAAAAATATGCTTCAGTTCATAAACCTAAAACAAAAATATGAGCATCACAAGAACGGAATCAAACTGCACTTCAAAGTATCCAATCGATCAAAACCACGAACTTCTGTTTAAAGATCATACTGAAATTTATGCACTGCATTATTTTAAAAAAGGTGATTTAAAAAAAGAGATGTAAAAAATGAAGCACATCAGACCACAAGAATAGGAATAAACCCTCAAGCAACCTGTGAAAAATGCAGTGTCTTACCATTCATGATTGAGTCTTGTTTTTGTAATTGGTTAATTTTGTTCCTGAAGTATTGTGCTAACTCTGCTAAGTATAAGCATAGAAGGACCACAAAGGAATCACTTGGAAAAACATGCTGATACGATATGATTTCCTATAGAAATATAAAAGAGCTAGCATTGTAGGTGTTAATCTTGGACGATAGTCTGAAAGTAAATGTAAAGTTAAGCTAGCCGTTTACTTAAACTGCTTTCATCCAATTGCTCAAAAGGTCACAGATCTCAAAAGTAAGTTTAATAATGATAAGGAACGTTTGGAAGCTTCTAGCAGATTGTCCAGGTCCAATGGCAGTGAGGAAGGGGTAAGAAATAAGCTTTCATCCAATTGCTCAAAAGGTCACAGATCTCAAAAGTAAGTGCATTAATAAGGAGTATTTGAAAGCTTCTAGCAGTTAGATTCGTCCATAGCAGTTTAAAAGGTCAGCCCATATATTTAGAAATTGCACCTTTAAGAAGCTGCTGAATTCCATAGGTACATGTAAGTTTATAACCTATACGAAAATAACTTTTTGTATCCTCTAGAGTTAAAGGACATTCCTCCTTGATAGCTGCTGAGAGCCTGAGATCCTTCGCTGACCTTAGTTGACAACTATGGGTACTCTACCAGATTtatgtgtgtataaatatatataaaatcctATTGTCATATATAGATTAACCTACTAATATCAGATCGCGACCAATGTTAAGCAACTAGTAATTGGTACTCTAAATAATGTGCCTTCTCGCCACATACTCTTTCTAATTTCAGTGTGAAGAGGAAGTATGTTATTTTTTCTAGAATTTCTATGCTCCGTTCTGAGCAACATTAATTTTTAGACAGCAAGAATAAGAGGATGTGTTACCAATTATACGCAAACCCTACGGAATAGTTTGAATAGATTGACAACGTCTATGCAGGGATCAGAGTGTACCTTTGACtgtatctattaattaattaaaaatcaaaatacagctgatttttattttcaattaattaaaaaatacgaTCAAAGGTGCATTCTGATCCAGCATGCATAGACAATCTTGTTTGAATCTGTTGAAACCAACGAAAGACggtaatttttttaaagatttagtAAACTTCATAAAATAAAAGCTATTACATTTTGGCAGAACCATTTTCATTTCTACAAGGAAACAGAGCCTGGGTATAatctgattatgtgttgtatttggAGATCGGAGAAAAATGTTAAAACTAGCTTGGGTACTGTTTCTTGAAATCTAGATAAATCATTCACTAAACATAGAAAAtaactcagaattcaatctctgcTTGCAGGGTATCAAGCAAAAGATAACAGAGTTAAGTGTTCTGACCTGCCCATTGCAAGGCTTTGAATTGTTTCAATGGTATCCACATGCTGCGGTCCAAGAGCAATTTCCATAATTCCCTTGGCCGTTTCAAACATCTGCGCTGCAGTTGAAGGTCTCTCTAGCTCCTCATATGCCAAACCCAGATTGTTGTAAATGTATCCCACTCCAAAATGATGACTCCAAagctttctttcattttttgtacTGCACTCTCTAAGTAAGAGATTGCTTCTTTCACACCGCCAGTCATTAGAAGCAACCAACCAAGCCGCCCAGCAGTGCTCCCTTCTGCATGCTGGTACTTAGGAAACACTTCATAGATTCCAAGGGCCATCTTAAAGAAATAAATGGCAGTTCCAAAGTCATTCGTCATCTCGTACGACATAGCAAGCTCTGTAAAGGCCGCCCCTACCTTCTTTGGGCTTGTCTGTGAATGCTTCTTGAATGTCGTAGAAGCTAGTTCGCAGCATTTCTTGGAGTCCCCATAACTTTTCAGATTACAGAGTGCTTTGCCCATGTAAAGGAGTGCCATTGCTCGCAGCTCACTTTCCTCATCAGTCTGCTGAAAAATTCCCTTTAGCACATTTATGGCATCGTCATATCTTCCTAGAAAAATATGTAAATTGGCCGAATCCAATTCAGAATTAATGAGCTCCTTCTTGAATCTTAAGAACCCTCTTGGCAGTCTCATTCTGTTCTAAAGCCTTCTCATACTCACCTAAGCCAGCATATATAACTGCAAGAAGCCTATGATCCGTTGCAACCTCCACAGAATTCTCTCCTAGATGCTTTCTATCAATATCCAAAGCCTTCAAACATAAGGTCAACGCCTCCTTGAAATTCAATACAGCTACATATGCCTCAGCGACCTTTTTACTTAAACTAGCCAATTGAGGATGTCCGGGCTCCAGCAACTCCTCCTTCAACTCAAGACTCCGAATATAGTTTCTCAGAGCTTCTTCCCTCCTCCCCAAGGCAGTCTTCACATCCCCCAACAAACTTTGAATATCATGAACTATAGGTGCATTCTGAAACTGACTATGCTCATTCTCAAATATCCCAATAGCCCTATTCAAATAACCCAAGCTCTCATCAAACTTCTCCAATGCATAATGAACAGAACCTAACAAATACAGAAACGTAGCTAGAGCGATAGAGCCGTTGTCATCCTTTTCCAAATTCCTAAGTGCCCTATTGGCATAAGCAAGAATAGTCTCTGGGTTCTCACCTGCTGATTCCAACTCCTGCCCCATTCTGAGACAAGCCATGCCAAGCCTTTTATCGTCTTCACCAAACACAGATTCCATTGCCCTGAATGCAATCTCCAACTCATACACTGTAATTGCAGCTTCAAAGGCTCTCTCCAGTCTCCACATTGTCATCTCTCTATATTATACCGGCAGTCTATAACCCTCTGTAGAGCCCATTTTGAACATTAGAGCTTTTAGTGTTTCCAGGGCTTTGGATGTCTAAGATTGTACCTGTCAATCCGCACAAGTTTCTACTTGGTTGTAATGCAGGTGAAAAAACAAATTCATTTCTATATAGTTCAGAGGGTGTTCTTTTATGGCATCTTTCTTTAGATTCCTCACTTCTCCCCTCTTTTTCATACAACTCAATGGTTCTGATGCTGTTTGAAACCCTGGGCTTAACATGTTTGCCGAAATCCTCAATTTTTTGCAACACAAGCCAGTGAAATTTACTCACATTTGATCTCTACATGAATTGGTCATGTTTATCGAATAAATCAAATTCTTAGGACCCCACTAAAACCCTTGCTGAACCCTTGCTGTGAAAACAAGTTGTCAGCAATTCACCAATCTTATATTTTTGGTTTTATTTTCATCATCTTTTTGTGTACTCTATTTGCTTAAATAAAAAGTTGTCAATGATAGGAGATTGTATTTAGTGTGGATGTATTATAGGTAGTTTTTGGTGGACACGTGTATTCTGGTATTCTGGTTCTAAAACAACAGTAGCATTTTAAACTGTCGATTTCAAaattaacggctgcgattgactaacctctaACACACTCTACGGAAGGTCTGTTttagagccagaatagacacagccGTTTTTAGTGTGGTTTTAAAAAGGGTTTTTATTAGTTTTATATGTTACTTGTAAGGATTTGTAGTACTCTCATGTGAATGTTAGCATGTGTacaaattttatattttaagttttttttttaattttgttgtttttataataataataaatatacatATGTGGCGCATTTTAATTGTATAAATTGATAA
This genomic stretch from Cryptomeria japonica chromosome 8, Sugi_1.0, whole genome shotgun sequence harbors:
- the LOC131046749 gene encoding LOW QUALITY PROTEIN: protein KINESIN LIGHT CHAIN-RELATED 2 (The sequence of the model RefSeq protein was modified relative to this genomic sequence to represent the inferred CDS: inserted 3 bases in 2 codons), whose protein sequence is MTMWRLERAFEAAITVYELEIAFRAMESVFGEDDKRLGMACLRMGQELESAGENPETILAYANRALRNLEKDDNGSIALATFLYLLGSVHYALEKFDESLGYLNRAIGIFENEHSQFQNAPIVHDIQSLLGDVKTALGRREEALRNYIRSLELKEELLEPGHPQLASLSKKVAEAYVAVLNFKEALTLCLKALDIDRKHLGENSVEVATDHRLLAVIYAGLGEYEKALEQNETAKRVLKIQEGXLINSELDSANLHIFLGRYDDAINVLKGIFQQTDEESELRAMALLYMGKALCNLKSYGDSKKCCELASTTFKKHSQTSPKKVGAAFTELAMSYEMTNDFGTAIYFFKMALGIYEVFPKYQHAEGSTAGRLGWLLLMTGGVKEAISYLESAVQKMKESFGXHHFGVGYIYNNLGLAYEELERPSTAAQMFETAKGIMEIALGPQHVDTIETIQSLAMGSYDLAIGFQRQVIEALENHGSSAMNELREARRHLADRERRGIEPEWNTAS